The following proteins are co-located in the Microplitis demolitor isolate Queensland-Clemson2020A chromosome 5, iyMicDemo2.1a, whole genome shotgun sequence genome:
- the LOC128667861 gene encoding uncharacterized protein LOC128667861 — protein MPLKLINSNKGNIVGAIPAHEHAGDAVKIKMDVVSVRIIKPAKKSSDKPVKIISNELKKINSPIAARMPKVDSISRRVQRNRRKSSPQIANPSTRGEIILLNELRMTSNNEEFLLYDSSGCDSRFLMFGTSKNF, from the exons ATgcctttaaaattaattaattctaacaaag gaAATATTGTTGGAGCTATCCCTGCCCACGAACATGCTGGTGAtgctgtaaaaataaaaatggatgTTGTTTCTGTAAGGATAATCAAACCCGCGAAAAAATCAAGTGACAAACccgttaaaattatttcaaatgaattaaaaaaaattaattcacccATCGCTGCACGTATGCCAAAAGTTGACTCTATTTCGCGTCGTGTCCAGCGTAATCGACGTAAATCTAGCCCTCAAATTGCTAATCCTTCAACACGCGGAGAAATTATACTGTTGAATGAATTGCGAATGACTAGTAATAATGAAGAATTTTTGCTGTATGATAGCAGTGGATGTGATTCAAGATTTCTAATGTTTGgtacatcaaaaaatttttaa
- the LOC128667860 gene encoding uncharacterized protein LOC128667860, whose amino-acid sequence MKDNKTIPLVYILAPRKTKAIYSKFLTVLKNKLQNVQVRRIMVDFEWAYMDAFMDCFPGVEIVGCFFHMTQCVWRQTQQCGLQRRYNNDMDFARHLRMIMALAFVPNDDVKDAYEKLVSWHFYDTNSEELSDLVTYVEQVWIGKRRCVGRRSKPLFAIKPWNCYLAVLQDESRTNNVCEGWHNGLNGRIQVHHAMFGNFIN is encoded by the coding sequence ATGAAAGACAATAAAACTATACCATTAGTATATATTCTAGCACCTCGCAAAACCAAAGCAATTTATAGTAAGTTTTTgacagttttaaaaaacaaattacaaaATGTTCAAGTTCGGCGTATAATGGTGGATTTCGAATGGGCATATATGGATGCCTTTATGGATTGCTTCCCCGGTGTTGAGATTGTTGGCTGTTTCTTTCACATGACACAGTGTGTGTGGCGTCAAACTCAACAATGTGGCTTACAGAGGcgttataataatgatatggATTTCGCACGTCATTTACGTATGATAATGGCATTGGCATTTGTGCCCAATGATGACGTTAAAGATGCTTATGAGAAACTTGTGTCTTGGCATTTTTACGATACTAATAGCGAGGAATTAAGTGATTTAGTCACATACGTTGAACAAGTTTGGATTGGCAAAAGACGGTGTGTTGGTCGACGTAGTAAACCCTTATTTGCAATAAAACCATGGAATTGTTATCTTGCTGTTTTACAAGATGAAAGTCGGACCAATAATGTATGTGAAGGTTGGCATAATGGGCTCAATGGCCGTATTCAAGTACATCATGCTATGTtcggtaattttattaattaa
- the LOC103575558 gene encoding uncharacterized protein LOC103575558 isoform X1: MQLAKAVEVLFESKSVCLTPENMPSISSEMFLHYVVKNKYGYDTILQLEKKFSSKVKLMANYAKEVNFVEIKRNGNICIVEATIHPKCNEYCLSTVKINEKTNIIIAAEGNCYENSTDRKTAGQCIHVAILIKWLNFQTEIRLSRKLSTKNIGRVINPFFKINKPSKCSSKKLDSENSVFNEDKKLFKESIICSIYFMKDLYDGDKKNAVEFLEFASEKLTVEICDKIQEYTRYCQIDRYWTKLRYGRFLASDIYYSSLSLMVDNHKDLYRRVLFNQNNVNENLLMREKTLKDKILATIESRINRRIEKCGIVLNGSYPVFIASPDGIGDDFVVEVKCPTNATNIINYCRGRKILEPYKTEIHLQMLLCGKSYGYYCVAHPHYESNDLIIIIREEFDENFIMSTIEKSIVFWKYIIFPKIMNDVHNYR; the protein is encoded by the exons atgcAGTTAGCAAAAGCAGTTGAAGTATTATTTGAATCTAAGTCTGTTTGTTTGACACCTGAAAATATGCCAAGCATTAGTTCTGAAATGTTTTTGCATTATGtggtaaaaaataagtatggTTATGACACAATATTACAactagagaaaaaattttcttctaaaGTAaa attGATGGCTAACTACGCCAAAGAGGTTAATTTCGTCGAGATTAAACGTAATGGGAATATATGTATTGTAGAGGCTACAATTCATCCAAAATGTAATGAATATTGTTTATCAACTgtcaaaattaatgaaaaaactaatataattatagcGGCGGAAGGCAATTGTTATGAAAATAGTACTGATCGTAAAACTG CAGGTCAATGTATCCATGTAGCCATTTTGATTAAATGGCTTAATTTTCAGACGGAAATTCGACTTTCTCGCAAAttatcaactaaaaatattggaAGAGTTATAAATccgtttttcaaaattaataaaccatcaaaatgttcatcaaaaaaattagattctGAAAACAGTGTTTTCAatgaggataaaaaattatttaaagaatcaATCATTtgttctatatattttatgaaggATCTTTATGatggtgataaaaaaaatgctgtgGAATTCCTGGAATTTGCATCTGAAAAATTAACTGTTgaaatttgtgataaaattcaaGAGTATACACGATATTGTCAAATTGATCGATACTGGACTAAACTACGCTATGGAAGATTTCTCGCatctgatatttattattcatctcTATCGTTAATGGTTGACAACCACAAAGATTTGTACAGAAGAGTtctatttaatcaaaataatgtgaacgaaaatttattaatgcgaGAAAAAACATTGAAGGATAAAATTTTAGCAACAATTGAGAGTCGTATTAAtagaagaattgaaaaatgtgGCATAGTTTTGAATGGTTCATATCCAGTTTTTATTGCATCTCCAGATGGTATCGGTGATGACTTTGTGGTTGAAGTTAAATGTCCGACTAATGctacaaatattataaattattgtagaggtcgaaaaattttagaaccTTATAAAACTGAGATCCATTTACAAATGTTATTATGCGGTAAATCTTATGGATATTATTGCGTCGCACATCCCCACTACGAGAGTAAcgacttaattattattattagagaAGAATtcgatgaaaattttatcatgtctacgattgaaaaatcaatagttttctggaaatatattatttttccaaaaataatgaatgacgtacataattatagataa
- the LOC103575558 gene encoding uncharacterized protein LOC103575558 isoform X2: MQLAKAVEVLFESKSVCLTPENMPSISSEMFLHYVVKNKYGYDTILQLEKKFSSKVKLMANYAKEVNFVEIKRNGNICIVEATIHPKCNEYCLSTVKINEKTNIIIAAEGNCYENSTDRKTGQCIHVAILIKWLNFQTEIRLSRKLSTKNIGRVINPFFKINKPSKCSSKKLDSENSVFNEDKKLFKESIICSIYFMKDLYDGDKKNAVEFLEFASEKLTVEICDKIQEYTRYCQIDRYWTKLRYGRFLASDIYYSSLSLMVDNHKDLYRRVLFNQNNVNENLLMREKTLKDKILATIESRINRRIEKCGIVLNGSYPVFIASPDGIGDDFVVEVKCPTNATNIINYCRGRKILEPYKTEIHLQMLLCGKSYGYYCVAHPHYESNDLIIIIREEFDENFIMSTIEKSIVFWKYIIFPKIMNDVHNYR; the protein is encoded by the exons atgcAGTTAGCAAAAGCAGTTGAAGTATTATTTGAATCTAAGTCTGTTTGTTTGACACCTGAAAATATGCCAAGCATTAGTTCTGAAATGTTTTTGCATTATGtggtaaaaaataagtatggTTATGACACAATATTACAactagagaaaaaattttcttctaaaGTAaa attGATGGCTAACTACGCCAAAGAGGTTAATTTCGTCGAGATTAAACGTAATGGGAATATATGTATTGTAGAGGCTACAATTCATCCAAAATGTAATGAATATTGTTTATCAACTgtcaaaattaatgaaaaaactaatataattatagcGGCGGAAGGCAATTGTTATGAAAATAGTACTGATCGTAAAACTG GTCAATGTATCCATGTAGCCATTTTGATTAAATGGCTTAATTTTCAGACGGAAATTCGACTTTCTCGCAAAttatcaactaaaaatattggaAGAGTTATAAATccgtttttcaaaattaataaaccatcaaaatgttcatcaaaaaaattagattctGAAAACAGTGTTTTCAatgaggataaaaaattatttaaagaatcaATCATTtgttctatatattttatgaaggATCTTTATGatggtgataaaaaaaatgctgtgGAATTCCTGGAATTTGCATCTGAAAAATTAACTGTTgaaatttgtgataaaattcaaGAGTATACACGATATTGTCAAATTGATCGATACTGGACTAAACTACGCTATGGAAGATTTCTCGCatctgatatttattattcatctcTATCGTTAATGGTTGACAACCACAAAGATTTGTACAGAAGAGTtctatttaatcaaaataatgtgaacgaaaatttattaatgcgaGAAAAAACATTGAAGGATAAAATTTTAGCAACAATTGAGAGTCGTATTAAtagaagaattgaaaaatgtgGCATAGTTTTGAATGGTTCATATCCAGTTTTTATTGCATCTCCAGATGGTATCGGTGATGACTTTGTGGTTGAAGTTAAATGTCCGACTAATGctacaaatattataaattattgtagaggtcgaaaaattttagaaccTTATAAAACTGAGATCCATTTACAAATGTTATTATGCGGTAAATCTTATGGATATTATTGCGTCGCACATCCCCACTACGAGAGTAAcgacttaattattattattagagaAGAATtcgatgaaaattttatcatgtctacgattgaaaaatcaatagttttctggaaatatattatttttccaaaaataatgaatgacgtacataattatagataa
- the LOC103575558 gene encoding uncharacterized protein LOC103575558 isoform X3 produces the protein MPSISSEMFLHYVVKNKYGYDTILQLEKKFSSKVKLMANYAKEVNFVEIKRNGNICIVEATIHPKCNEYCLSTVKINEKTNIIIAAEGNCYENSTDRKTAGQCIHVAILIKWLNFQTEIRLSRKLSTKNIGRVINPFFKINKPSKCSSKKLDSENSVFNEDKKLFKESIICSIYFMKDLYDGDKKNAVEFLEFASEKLTVEICDKIQEYTRYCQIDRYWTKLRYGRFLASDIYYSSLSLMVDNHKDLYRRVLFNQNNVNENLLMREKTLKDKILATIESRINRRIEKCGIVLNGSYPVFIASPDGIGDDFVVEVKCPTNATNIINYCRGRKILEPYKTEIHLQMLLCGKSYGYYCVAHPHYESNDLIIIIREEFDENFIMSTIEKSIVFWKYIIFPKIMNDVHNYR, from the exons ATGCCAAGCATTAGTTCTGAAATGTTTTTGCATTATGtggtaaaaaataagtatggTTATGACACAATATTACAactagagaaaaaattttcttctaaaGTAaa attGATGGCTAACTACGCCAAAGAGGTTAATTTCGTCGAGATTAAACGTAATGGGAATATATGTATTGTAGAGGCTACAATTCATCCAAAATGTAATGAATATTGTTTATCAACTgtcaaaattaatgaaaaaactaatataattatagcGGCGGAAGGCAATTGTTATGAAAATAGTACTGATCGTAAAACTG CAGGTCAATGTATCCATGTAGCCATTTTGATTAAATGGCTTAATTTTCAGACGGAAATTCGACTTTCTCGCAAAttatcaactaaaaatattggaAGAGTTATAAATccgtttttcaaaattaataaaccatcaaaatgttcatcaaaaaaattagattctGAAAACAGTGTTTTCAatgaggataaaaaattatttaaagaatcaATCATTtgttctatatattttatgaaggATCTTTATGatggtgataaaaaaaatgctgtgGAATTCCTGGAATTTGCATCTGAAAAATTAACTGTTgaaatttgtgataaaattcaaGAGTATACACGATATTGTCAAATTGATCGATACTGGACTAAACTACGCTATGGAAGATTTCTCGCatctgatatttattattcatctcTATCGTTAATGGTTGACAACCACAAAGATTTGTACAGAAGAGTtctatttaatcaaaataatgtgaacgaaaatttattaatgcgaGAAAAAACATTGAAGGATAAAATTTTAGCAACAATTGAGAGTCGTATTAAtagaagaattgaaaaatgtgGCATAGTTTTGAATGGTTCATATCCAGTTTTTATTGCATCTCCAGATGGTATCGGTGATGACTTTGTGGTTGAAGTTAAATGTCCGACTAATGctacaaatattataaattattgtagaggtcgaaaaattttagaaccTTATAAAACTGAGATCCATTTACAAATGTTATTATGCGGTAAATCTTATGGATATTATTGCGTCGCACATCCCCACTACGAGAGTAAcgacttaattattattattagagaAGAATtcgatgaaaattttatcatgtctacgattgaaaaatcaatagttttctggaaatatattatttttccaaaaataatgaatgacgtacataattatagataa